Proteins encoded together in one Kwoniella shandongensis chromosome 3, complete sequence window:
- a CDS encoding isoleucine-tRNA ligase, with protein sequence MTFPAHDPSKPIHIPTSEQEVLQYWQDIDAFKTSQKLSEGKPEYSFYDGPPFATGLPHYGHLLAGTIKDIVTRHAHSTGHHVERRFGWDTHGLPVEHEIDKTLNIKGKEDVMAMGIDKYNAACREIVMRYSTEWKSTVERMGRWIDFDTGYKTLDPTYMESVWWVFGQLWGKNQVYRGLKVMPYSMGCTTPLSNFEAGEDYRMTSDPAVTVSFPLVDDPSTCLLAWTTTPYTLPTNLALCVHPDFTYIKIHDIERGQNFILLESLLGTVYKEYQGGKKPDPKKEPKFKKVGTFLGKDMVGWRYVPIFDHFTEQYEDRAYRVLADTYVTDSDGTGIVHQAPAYGEDDHRICVAHGVVRDDELPPCPIDEAGRFTSEIPEYQGKNVKEADPFIIKDLQKKGRLIVRTDLMHSYPFCWRSGTPLIYRAIPSWFVRVANISDKLVANNEKTRWVPANIGEGRFGGWIRNARDWNISRNRYWGTPIPLWVSEDYEEIVCVGSIAELEELSGVKGIRDLHRENIDQITIPSKQGKGQLKRIEEVFDCWFESGSMPYAQSHYPFENQDRFNKSYPADFVCEGIDQTRGWFYTLLVLGTHLYDTAPWKNLIVTGLILAADGKKMSKKLKNYPDPMEIVGKYGADCVRLFLVNSPVVRADNLRFREEGVREVLSNVILKWINSLNFYLGQVELFEQTTEEKFVYDHDAPKSTNVMDRWILATCQTLIKHLDTEMAAYRLYTVIPRLLDLISDLTNWYIRFNRTRLKGSGGVADTRSALNTLYEALFTLCLTMSSFTPFTCETVYQALRPTSPPPQDPTQDVRSIHFLPFPTMREEYFDLVIERQVQRMRAVIDLGRLIRDRKTLRVKTPLKELTIFHHDQEYLDDVKSLETYIAAELNVVNIVYTTDESAVGIKYRASADWTVLGKKLRKDIGKVRSHLPKMSTQECKDYISNGKITVNGVELVAGDLLVTRFAQIEEGKEKEFDTASDSDVIIVLDIRLHPELESLSLLRSLTSRVNKLRKEAGLKPSDKVDIFYEYDDGEEDAVKLALKGNEEYLIKQIGGVPIELSQRSSSGSETTLQREVRTKDAEDLGAGERFVLSLALRE encoded by the exons ATGACGTTCCCGGCTCACGACC CCTCCAAGCCTATCCACATTCCCACCTCCGAGCAAGAGGTTCTCCAGTATTGGCAGGACATTGACGCTTTTAAGACATCGCAAAAGCTCTCAGAAGGAAAGCCGGAATACAGTTTCTACGATGGACCTCCCTTCGCTACTGGTTTGCCCCATTACGGTCATCTGTTAGCTGGTaccatcaag GACATTGTCACCCGACACGCTCATTCTACTGGACACCACGTCGAAAGACGATTCGGTTGGGACACCCACGGTCTTCCTGTTGAACACGAGATCGACAAAACTCTCAACAtcaaaggcaaagaagatgtCATGGCCATGGGTATCGACAAGTACAACGCCGCTTGTAGGGAGATTGTTATGCGATATTCAACCGAATGGAAGAGCACAGTCGAGAGAATGGGAAGGTGGATCGACTTTGACACTGGATACAAGACGCTCGACCCAACATATATGGAGAGTGTGTGGTGGGTGTTTGGTCAGCTTTGGGGGAAGAACCAGGTGTACAGAGGTTTGAAGGTCATGCCTTACTCCATGGGATGTACTACTCCTCTGAGTAACTTTGAGGCTGGTGAGGACTACAGAATGACTTCGGACCcagctg TGAccgtctctttccctctcgttGACGACCCTTCTACCTGTCTTCTCGCCTGGACGACCACCCCTTACACCCTCCCCACCAACTTGGCCCTTTGTGTCCACCCCGACTTCACTTACATCAAGATTCACGACATTGAGCGGGGACAaaacttcatcctcctcgagagcTTGTTGGGCACAGTCTACAAGGAGTACCAAGGCGGAAAGAAGCCTGACCCGAAGAAGGAGCCCAAGTTTAAGAAGGTTGGAACTTTCTTGGGTAAAGACATGGTCGGGTGGAGATACGTTCCTATCTTCGATCACTTCACTGAGCAG TACGAAGACCGAGCCTACCGAGTCTTGGCCGACACTTACGTTACCGACTCGGACGGTACCGGTATCGTTCACCAGGCTCCGGCCTACGGAGAGGACGATCACAGGATCTGTGTCGCCCACGGTGTCGTACGGGATGACGAGCTCCCGCCCTGTCCCATTGACGAGGCGGGTCGATTCACCTCTGAGATTCCCGAATACCAGGGCAAgaatgtcaag GAAGCCgatcccttcatcatcaaagaCTTGCAAAAGAAGGGACGTCTCATCGTTCGAACTGACTTGATGCATAGTTATCCTTtctgttggag GTCCGGAACCCCCCTCATCTACCGTGCCATCCCCTCTTGGTTCGTCCGTGTCGCCAACATCTCCGACAAGCTTGTTGCCAACAACGAGAAGACAAGATGGGTCCCTGCCAACATTGGAGAGGGACGATTCGGTGGTTGGATCAGAAATGCACGAGACTGGAACATCTCAAGAAATCGATACTGGGGTACCCCCATCCCCCTTTGGGTCAGCGAGGATtacgaggag ATTGTCTGTGTTGGTTCGATCGCTGAGCTCGAAGAACTTTCTGGAGTCAAGGGCATCAGGGACTTGCACAGGGAGAACATCGACCAGAtcaccatcccttccaagcAAGGCAAGGGTCAGCTCAAGAGGATCGAAGAGGTCTTTGACTGTTGGTTCGAGTCAGGAAG TATGCCCTACGCCCAATCCCACTACCCCTTCGAGAACCAAGATCGCTTCAACAAGAGTTATCCTGCCGACTTTGTGTGTGAGGGTATCGACCAGACTCGAGGATGGTTCTACACTCTTTTGGTCCTCGGTACACATCTGTACGACACTGCACCATGGAAGAACTTGATTGTCACTGGTCTCATTCTTGCCGC CGATGGCAAGAAGATGAGCAAAAAGCTCAAGAACTACCCTGACCCTATGGAGATTGTTGGCAAGTACGGTGCCGATTGtgttcgtctcttcctcgtcaactccCCTGTCGTCCGTGCCGACAACCTCCGATTCCGAGAAGAGGGTGTCCGAGAAGTCTTGTCCAACGTCATCTTGAAGTGGATCaactctctcaacttctACCTGGGTCAAGTGGAGCTTTTCGAGCAAACCACCGAAGAGAAGTTTGTGTATGACCACGATGCTCCCAAATCTACCAATGTTATGGACAGATGGATCTTGGCGACATGTCAGACTTTGATCAAGCACCTTGACACCGAGATGGCGGCCTACCGATTGTACACTGTCATCCCTAGATTATTGGACCTCATCTCAGACTTGACCAACTGGTACATCCGATTCAACAGAACCCGACTTAAGGGTTCAGGTGGTGTGGCCGACACAAGATCTGCTCTCAACACCTTGTACGAGGCTCTTTTTACTCTTTGTCTtacaatg TCTTCCTTCACTCCCTTCACGTGTGAGACTGTCTACCAGGCTCTCCGacccacctctcctcctcctcaggACCCCACCCAGGACGTGAGGTCGATCCacttcttgcccttccctACCATGCGAGAGGAATACTTTGACCTCGTCATTGAGCGACAAGTACAACGGATGCGAGCGGTCATTGACCTTGGTCGTCTCATCCGAGACCGAAAGACGCTCCGAGTCAAG ACCCCTCTCAAGGagttgaccatcttccaccacgACCAAGAGTAccttgacgatgtcaagTCTCTCGAGACCTACATTGCTGCTGAGCTCaacgtcgtcaacatcgtctaCACGACCGACGAATCTGCTGTTGGTATCAAATACCGTGCTTCCGCCGACTGGACTGTTCTCGGCAAGAAGCTCCGAAAGGATATCGGTAAAGTTCGATCTCACTTGCCCAAGATGAGTACGCAAGAATGTAAGGATTACATCTCGAACGGCAAGATCACCGTGAACGGTGTCGAGCTTGTTGCTGGTGATTTGTTGGTCACTCGATTTGCCCAgatcgaagaaggaaaggagaaagaatTCGACACGGCAAGCGATAGCGATGTGATCATCGTCCTCGATATTAGATTACACCCCGAGTTGGAATCTTTGTCGTTAttgagatcactcacatcgcgAGTCAACAAGCTTCGAAAAGAAGCGGGATTGAAACCTTCAGACAAGGTTGATATCTTCTACGAatacgatgatggagaggaagatgcggTCAAACTCGCTCTGAAGGGTAACGAAGAATATCTCATCAAACAGATCGGAGGTGTCCCAATCGAGTTGAGTCAAAGATCGTCTTCGGGATCCGAGACGACTTTGCAGAGAGAAGTGAGGACAAAGGATGCGGAGGATTTGGGAGCCGGAGAGAGATTCGTCCTCAGTTTGGCTTTGAGAGAGTAG
- a CDS encoding isopentenyl-diphosphate delta-isomerase, whose product MSVATAIPPTLPTTTVDLDAYDEEQVKMMEERCILVTPEDKAYGEDSKKTCHLMSNINQGLLHRAFSVFLFRPSDGRLLLQKRADEKITFPGMWTNTCCSHPLSIRSELVEEGQAGVRAAAIRKLPQELGVPPSQLKPDDFTFLTRIHYLAPSNGPWGEHEIDYILFCTLDVDLELNPNEVSDARYVSRAELEAMFADDTNSFTPWFRLIARDLLFPWWDEMLSKSQAEGWDAERSVGKVRAGVLEGGDKVNELIKML is encoded by the exons ATGTCCGTCGCCACTGCCAtccctcccactctcccGACAACCACCGTCGACCTCGATGCGTACGACGAGGAGCAGgtcaagatgatggaggagcgaTGTATTCTCGTTACCCCAGAGGACAAGGCTTACGGAGAGGACAGTAAGAAGACTT GCCATCTGATGTCAAATATCAACCAAGGTCTCCTCCACCGTGccttctccgtcttcctcttccgacctTCCGACGGTCGATTGTTACTTCAAAAACGAGCAGATGAGAAGATCACTTTCCCAGGAATGTGGACGAATACCTGTTGTTCTCATCCGCTGAGTATCAGATCGGAgttggtcgaggagggtCAAGCGG GTGTTCGAGCCGCTGCCATCCGAAAACTGCCCCAAGAACTCGGTGTTCCTCCTAGCCAATTGAAACCCGACGATTTCACTTTCCTTACCAGAATACACTACCTCGCTCCCAGCAACGGTCCATGGGGAGAACACGAGA tcGACTACATTCTTTTCTGTACCCTTGATGTCGATCTCGAGCTCAACCCTAACGAAGTCAGCGATGCGCGATACGTTTCCAGAGCAGAGCTCGAAGCCATGTTCGCAGATGATA CTAACTCTTTCACACCTTGGTTCCGACTGATTGCGCGAGATCTGCTCTTCCCATGGTGGGATGAAATGCTCAGCAAATCTCAAgcggaaggatgggatgccGAGAGGAGCGTTGGTAAAGTCAGAGCGGGTGTGTTGGAAGGTGGCGACAAGGTCAACGAGCTCATCAAGATGCTCTAA